One Malassezia vespertilionis chromosome 6, complete sequence genomic window, GACACAGCACAAGGCTGGATGGACGTTGCACGCATGCTTGGGCAGAaccaggcgctgcagcacgtCCGATTCGTGCTCCCGACGGCGCCAGTGCAGCCCGTGACGGTGAATATGGGTATGAAGATGACCTCTTGGTTCGATCTCTACTCGCTCACGAGCATGGATGAGGGAGAGGACGAGGCTGGTTTGATGAAGAGTACCGAGGCCATCCGTGGCCTTGTCCAGGAGGAAATCAACGGCACTGCGTCGCAGCTCAACGGCCACAAGGTGCCGAGCAGTCGTATTGTCGTCGCTGGCTTCTCCCAGGGTGGTGCCATCTCCCTCCTCACGGGCCTGACGAGCCCTGCAAAACTTGCGGGGGTCGGCGCGCTCTCGACGTGGCTGCCCATGTACGCAAAAGTGCCTGCAATGCGCACACAAAGCGACTTTCCCATCTTCCAGGCACACGGCACGAGCGATCAGATTGTGGATTTCAAGTTTGGCGAGTCGACACACAAGCACCTCGCCAATGACCTTGGCTTCAACAAGCTCGCGGAGTTCTTCCCCTACGAGGGAATGCAGCACTCGGCGAGCCCACAAGAGATTATCGATTTCGGCAAGTGGCTGGAACGTGTGCTTCCTATTTAGTAGATACACTAGCGATGATGTCATTATAAGGGGAAGGAGAAGCCCGATGGGGAGGAGGCGCGCGTAGCGCCAGGCGTGAGAGTTGTGCGCATGCCCAGATTCAGCGCGGAATGCATTTTGGAAAAATCGTggtcgcgcggcggcgcgtcaaACGACGAGCCATTGATCGAGCTcatgccgccgctgccgtaGCCGGGAGGGAGGAGCGAGGTCCAGAAACTCGTGTCCAGCACACGGTTCACCTCGacgccttgcgctttgGCATACTGCAAGGCATCCCAGCCCATCGTATCGGTGTGGAGTCCGTGCAAGTCAAGCGCG contains:
- a CDS encoding lysophospholipase (MEROPS:MER0200434; EggNog:ENOG503NZH9; COG:I), translated to MAAALKTLIVPPVGGGMPSATVFLLHGLGDTAQGWMDVARMLGQNQALQHVRFVLPTAPVQPVTVNMGMKMTSWFDLYSLTSMDEGEDEAGLMKSTEAIRGLVQEEINGTASQLNGHKVPSSRIVVAGFSQGGAISLLTGLTSPAKLAGVGALSTWLPMYAKVPAMRTQSDFPIFQAHGTSDQIVDFKFGESTHKHLANDLGFNKLAEFFPYEGMQHSASPQEIIDFGKWLERVLPI